DNA sequence from the Betaproteobacteria bacterium genome:
GCGCATTCGAAGCCGACGTGTCGGCCGAGACGGCTGCGTGCACAGCAGGCTTTGCGGCCGGCGCTGCGGTCAACCTGGAAAAGGCGTTGCGGCTATCCGATCGCCTGGGCGGTCACCTGGTGAGCGGTCATGTCGACGGCACCGGAGAGGTGGTCCGCTTCGAGCCCATCGGTGATGACCGGTTGCTTGGCGTGCGCGTCGCCGCTGACCTCGTGCGTTATGTCGCGCGCAAGGGCTCGGTGACGGTGAACGGCGTGAGCCTCACCGTGAACGAGATCGGGGACGACACGTTTTCGGTCAATCTCATTCCCCATACGCTCGCTGCCACCAATCTCGGTGCGCTCGCGCCCGGCAGGCGGGTGAACATCGAGGTCGACATACTGGCTCGCTATATCGAGCGGTTTTTAATCGTTTCGAAGGGCGTCTGACCACGATCCAAAGGCTTCCTCAATGGTTCCAATACCTATAACGGCCCAACGGCCGTGTCCAACGCAGCTGACGCTCTAATTTCTGCCTTGAAGCCAACATCGTGGCGGTTTTCCGGGATACGCGGTTATGGCTACGGTGCGGACATTTATAGGTTCGTCGTCACGGACTATCACTATGACGCAAGGTTTGGCACGAGTACCGTGTTGAATCTGCAAGATATCTTTAATATCTCTTGGCCGAGCCTGATTTGACGTTCAAGAATGTTTCGCAAGCTGAGTTGTATCAACTGGCGAAGGACGCGTATCTCCTGGTCAAGCAAATACGACCGGACGCCAAAACCGTCGGCCCAAGCATCGTGTCGTTCAAGCCGAAGGTATTGAATGCGCTGATCGACCAAATGGCGCGAGATGGCATTCGCTTCGATGCCATCTCCTGGCATGAGCTTGGCAAGGACCCCGACGTGATTGGGCAGCATGTGGCTACCATGAGAGCTTTTTTCAAAGAGCATCCGGGGATTTGCCAGCCGTCCTGCCCTGAAATTCATATCAATGAATATCACGGGGAAGACACGATGTTCATTCCGGGGCACGCAGTGGGATGGCTCAGTAACCTGGAATCGTCGAATGTCGACCAGGCCAATAAGGCCTGTTGGGGCGGAGATGTCGGATCGCCTATTTCTTACCAGTCCTGTTGGTATGGCTTTTCGGGACTCCTCGTGCCAAATAAGTTGACGCCTCAGCCTCTCTACTGGGTCTACAAGTTTTACGCCGAGATGAACGCGTCCAGGTTTGCAGCAAAGAGCACGCCCAAAGCCGATAGCATGACCAGCTTCAATGCGGCGCCGGCAAATTCAGTGCTGTCCCTGCAGTTCGATCGTTTTCCAGCAGGGGACGCTTTCTGGGTAGTCGTCACGCCGAAATGATCCGGCGTAGTGAACGATGAATCGAACCCGTGCGGTCTGGGATTTCACGGCACTGAACCGACCTGCCTGCCTGACCGCCGACCGCCAAGAACGTGTTTGAGCCGCCGGAGGGAGTCCGGTAGGTTCATGTGGCCGAGGCGGCGCGCTGGAGCAAGGGTTCTGAACGAGGCGCGAGTCGGGCCCGAAATGGGACAGCCATAACGGGCTCCGCGGACGCTCGCTGGGCGCGCAATGCTAGAATCCTCGCATTCGTGACGGGCGCGCCCGCGCTCGCGCCGCAAAGTTGCACATCATGGCCGTCAGCCCAATTCCGGAAATCATCGCCGACATGCGCGCCGGCAAGATGGTGATCCTCGTCGACGACGAGGAGCGCGAGAACGAAGGCGACCTGGTGCTCGCAGCCGACTTCGTCAGCGCCGAAGCGATCAACTTCATGGCGCGCTACGGCCGCGGCCTCATCTGCCTGACGCTCACCGAAGAGCGTTGCCGTCAGCTCGAGCTGCCGCCCATGGTGGCCAACAACCGGGCGCCGCACCGAACGGCGTTCACCGTGTCGATCGAAGCCGCCGAAGGTGTGACGACCGGCATCTCGGCGGCCGACCGCGCGCAGACCGTGCGTGCAGCCACCCGGGCCGACGCGAGCGCGCACGACATCGTCCAGCCCGGCCACATCTTTCCGCTCACGGCGCAGCCCGGCGGGGTGCTGGTGCGGGCGGGGCATACCGAGGCGGGCTGCGATCTGGCCTCGCTCGCCGGGGTTTCTCCAGCGGCGGTGATCTGCGAGGTGCTGAAAGAGGACGGCGAGATGGCGCGGCTGCCGGACCTGCTCGAGTTCGCCGCCCTGCACGGGCTCAAGGTCGGCACGATCGCCGATCTCATCCACTACCGCAGCCGCACCGAGAAGCTGGTCGTTCGCCTGTACGAGCGCGAGGTCGAGACGTTTCACGGTCCTTTCCGGCTCGTGGCCTATGGCGACAAGATCGCCGCCACAATCCATTTTGCCTTGGTGCGCGGAACGATCTCGCCGCAGGCCGAGACGCTGGTGCGCGTGCACGAGCCGCTTTCGGCCATCGATCTGCTCGACATTCGAAGCCAGCGCCACTCGTGGAATCTCAACGACGCAATGGCCGCGGTCGCGCGCGAAGGCGCGGGCGTCATCGTGCTGTTGCACCGGCCAGAGACCGGGCAGGATCTGCTCGAACGCGCTCGTGCCGCGGATGTGGCCGACACGGGCCCGAGCTCGGTGACGTTGCGCACCTACGGCATCGGTGCGCAGATCTTGCGCGACCTGGGCGTCGCTCGCATGCGGCTCATGGCGCTTCCGCGCAAGATGCCGAGCATGGTGGGATTCGATCTGGAAGTGACCGGCTATCTGCTGCCGGCAGACTGACGCAGACGAGGGGTTCGCGATGGCACGCTCGAACGCAATCCAAGAGCTCGAACCGAAACCGGACGGGACCGGCCTGCGCATCGGCATCGCCGTGGCCCGGTTCAACGCGGAAGTCGGCGAGGGACTGCTGTCCGCGTGCACCGCGGCGCTGCGCAAGCACGGGGTGAATGATTCCGATGTCCTGATCGTCACCGTCCCGGGCGCCCTGGAGCTGTCGCTGGTCTTGCAGAAGCTGGCGCAAAGCCGCCGTTTCGACGCCTTGATCGCGCTCGGCGCCGTCATCCGCGGCGAGACCTATCACTTCGAGATCGTCTCGAACGAATCGGCCAGCGGGATCACGAGCGTGCAACTCGACACGGGCATACCGATCGCCAACGGTGTGCTCACCTGCGATACCGACGACCAGGCGGCCGAACGCGTGCAACAAAAGGGCGCCGAGTGCGCCGCGGCCGCGATCGAGATGGTGAACCTGCTGCGCGGCATCGACGCGCTGCGCTAGTGCCAGGGCCCAGATCGTGACCCCATCCGGCGAGCTGCAGGAGCTCCTGAGCCGCGTCGCGCTGCAGGATCGGGCCGCTTTCCGCCGCTTGTACGATGCCACCGCACCGTATCTGTTGGGCGTCGCGCTTCGTATAGTGAGACAAAGGGAGCGCGCAGAGGAAGTGTTGCAGGATGCCTTCGTCAACGCATGGAACCGGGCCGGCGCCTATCAGGCGGCGCTGAGCCAGCCCATGACGTGGCTCACCGCCA
Encoded proteins:
- a CDS encoding riboflavin synthase → MFTGIVAAVGRIRSLDPAGQGACLAIEAGNLPLDDVAIGDSIAVDGACLTVTRMQPGAFEADVSAETAACTAGFAAGAAVNLEKALRLSDRLGGHLVSGHVDGTGEVVRFEPIGDDRLLGVRVAADLVRYVARKGSVTVNGVSLTVNEIGDDTFSVNLIPHTLAATNLGALAPGRRVNIEVDILARYIERFLIVSKGV
- the ribB gene encoding 3,4-dihydroxy-2-butanone-4-phosphate synthase; translated protein: MAVSPIPEIIADMRAGKMVILVDDEERENEGDLVLAADFVSAEAINFMARYGRGLICLTLTEERCRQLELPPMVANNRAPHRTAFTVSIEAAEGVTTGISAADRAQTVRAATRADASAHDIVQPGHIFPLTAQPGGVLVRAGHTEAGCDLASLAGVSPAAVICEVLKEDGEMARLPDLLEFAALHGLKVGTIADLIHYRSRTEKLVVRLYEREVETFHGPFRLVAYGDKIAATIHFALVRGTISPQAETLVRVHEPLSAIDLLDIRSQRHSWNLNDAMAAVAREGAGVIVLLHRPETGQDLLERARAADVADTGPSSVTLRTYGIGAQILRDLGVARMRLMALPRKMPSMVGFDLEVTGYLLPAD
- a CDS encoding 6,7-dimethyl-8-ribityllumazine synthase, whose protein sequence is MARSNAIQELEPKPDGTGLRIGIAVARFNAEVGEGLLSACTAALRKHGVNDSDVLIVTVPGALELSLVLQKLAQSRRFDALIALGAVIRGETYHFEIVSNESASGITSVQLDTGIPIANGVLTCDTDDQAAERVQQKGAECAAAAIEMVNLLRGIDALR